In the genome of Candidatus Pristimantibacillus lignocellulolyticus, the window CGACACTCACATTGTTGCTCGCATATTGCGCCACATCGGTTACGTTGAGCGATTGGGCGTCATCGAAGCTTGCTGTAATGGCAAGCGCCTCTGTCGTACCGACTGCCGTCAACATAACATTGGCCGGATTAGATGTCAGATGCGTCAAGGTCGGGGCAGGTGCCACGATCGTCATCGTATATGGCGCAGACGCAGTTGCCGGAGTTGTAGCCGAATCCGTTGCGCTGATCGTGAAGTTAAACGTACCGCTAACACTTGGAGTTCCGGAAATCACCCCTGCATATTCATCCAAATCCAGTCCCGCAGGTAGTTGTCCGCTCGTGATAGCATAAGTAATGGCTCCTGTCCCACCAGATGCTGCTACACTGCCGGTATAGACATTTCCCGCAATCAACAGTGAAGATGATTGTATCAATTCAGGCAATTCGATAGGTATTGTCACCGCATATACAAAACTCGCAACCGAGCTATTCGTCCAGCCAGGCTGAACGGCGATGGCTTTAACCGTTGTACTGCTAGTAATGTTTATCGGTCCGGTATACGGCACACTAGACGTGGTCGGTGTGCTACCATCTACTGTATAGTAGATGGTTGTCCCACTCGTTGCGCTAAGAGATACTTGCGTACCTGACACGACAGCTCCGCTAGCAGGATTGGCTGTCGGTGTCGCGAGGGTCTGGAGAACGGGCGAACCGGCCACTTGGAACGTATGCGTAGCTGACCCATCACCTGCGCGTAGGCTTAAGGTGTAAGTACTGCTGTTGGCTGATTCAGACGTAGCTAACGTGATCGGCAGCGAGAAAGTACCGGGCTCTCCGGCAGGGGCCTCAATCAACGATCCGACGGAGATGTTGGCCGAATATGGGTCAAGGATGCTTGCAATAGAACCCGAGCCCGATGGTAAAGGATATAGTATCATATGGCCGTATTGATCATAGAGATCTAAGTTCATATGATAAGTATGCGACCAATGTGCTTGGGACACTTCTTGCCCGTCTATGCCGCGAAGAGAACCTATGAACGCTGCTTTTGAGACAAAAGGCATCGATTCGACTCTGAAATTTTTGGTGACTGAGACATGGCTATCCGTATCATGCACTGTAATCGAAATATTGGATATACCCGATTGCAAGGACTCGGACGAAGTATCCACAACAACAATCGGTCGATCTGATGCAATTGTAGCGGTAGCACCACTACTAAGCACTTCAAGTTTGGACAGATTCGGCATAGACATCGACTCACCGTATTGATTTTGAACCAACACCTCAATGCCGATCCGAGTCCCTTTGGCAACTGTATCCGAAGGGTTAACAAAAGAAAGTTTTACAACTCTCTCGTCCATTACTATTACATTAACTGAACCGATGACTGCTGACGAATCGGTGTAGCTTGCGGTCACGGTGTATATTCCCTCCGTCAATTTCTCAGCGAGGGTCAAGGTATAGTTTCTCGTTTCATTATCCGGGACGGCTTGAAAATCTATAGGAGAGCCGTTCTTTGAGAAGGAAAGACGAATTGCTGCTGGATCGATACTCCTATTGAACCTCACTTGAAACTTCTTCGCGCCTACTGCCTTC includes:
- a CDS encoding chitobiase/beta-hexosaminidase C-terminal domain-containing protein, which encodes MKKHISLMIVLLLMGYFLIPTVENVANASDLTAQQKFEQLQIKGIFSGINGGESGLDQNMNRAQFARVAALLLNLEGIGTPDTKVVTEKPFKDVELGAWYVEEIAAAKEAGIMLGSPDGTFSPSKDMTVQEMAVATARVLDIEPEKDANVEGAADWAAGYIQALKKQNIDFPTNYKETATRSDLVSAAFELETVITDKKETEKKAEELKKAEEEKKKQEESWYPPSTPFANTTLSILDAKAVGAKKFQVRFNRSIDPAAIRLSFSKNGSPIDFQAVPDNETRNYTLTLAEKLTEGIYTVTASYTDSSAVIGSVNVIVMDERVVKLSFVNPSDTVAKGTRIGIEVLVQNQYGESMSMPNLSKLEVLSSGATATIASDRPIVVVDTSSESLQSGISNISITVHDTDSHVSVTKNFRVESMPFVSKAAFIGSLRGIDGQEVSQAHWSHTYHMNLDLYDQYGHMILYPLPSGSGSIASILDPYSANISVGSLIEAPAGEPGTFSLPITLATSESANSSTYTLSLRAGDGSATHTFQVAGSPVLQTLATPTANPASGAVVSGTQVSLSATSGTTIYYTVDGSTPTTSSVPYTGPINITSSTTVKAIAVQPGWTNSSVASFVYAVTIPIELPELIQSSSLLIAGNVYTGSVAASGGTGAITYAITSGQLPAGLDLDEYAGVISGTPSVSGTFNFTISATDSATTPATASAPYTMTIVAPAPTLTHLTSNPANVMLTAVGTTEALAITASFDDAQSLNVTDVAQYASNNVSVATVNDAGIVTAVASGTTTIVVTYGSLTLNVPVMVTESRQLAFLNASIASYGLRVGATTNLTVNVLFNDDTAEDVTAWATFEIENPELATIDANGILTALKPGSTKIIVKFLSMEYIIEGILIQ